Proteins encoded within one genomic window of Vanrija pseudolonga chromosome 3, complete sequence:
- the NUDT19 gene encoding Nucleoside diphosphate-linked moiety X motif 19, producing the protein MLLLARRLVAQRSSSSSLLLAPAISARSMSTKPAKRTPPEARPSSSIMVVSPTNQLLLLQRVAASSSFASAHVFPGGNLSEYHETVPAVGTPGRHVDGEAYRLAAIRETFEESGILLAHAKGGAAGQLLPITEAQRDEGRGLVHGDKKRFTEWLDSVGGVADVDGLIPFTRWITPVQVPKRFTTQMYVYFLPLSTRVSSKEIVHTPTHDGGKEHTEAVFADPGTWIQAAGKGEVILFPPQLYLLHLLSDFLGPNHGTDYAAQRAALVEFLHKVPTGPSDHPLGRISWADKCISPVGLPITRKDGRATLNLEAPGLELKGSTRGGDHDRVVLVSRLTGGPGTPGPTNVEVRWRDEALKEGVRNEGKL; encoded by the exons atgctcctcctcgcgcgcaggCTAGTCGCCCagcgctcgtcgtcttcgtctcTTCTTCTCGCTCCAGCAATATCAGCACGCAGCATGTCGACAAAGCCAGCAaagcgcacgccgcccgaggcgcggccctcgtcgtc CATCATGGTCGTCTCGCCGACCaaccagctcctcctcctccagcgcgtcgccgcgtcgtcgtccttcgCCTCGGCGCACGTCTTCCCAGGCGGCAACCTGTCAGAGTACCACGAGACGGTGCCTGCTGTCGGCACGCCGGggcggcacgtcgacggcgaAGCGTACCGTCTCGCTGCGATCCGCGAGACGTTCGAGGAGAGCGGCAtcctgctcgcgcacgccaagggcggtgcggcgggccAGTTGTTGCCTATCACtgaggcgcagcgcgacgaggggcgcGGGCTCGTGCATGGCGATAAGAAGCGGTTCACCGAGTGGCTTGACAGTGTCGGCGGTGTTGCTGATGTCG ACGGCCTCATCCCCTTCACGCGCTGGATCACGCCCGTCCAGGTCCCCAAGCGCTTCACGACGCAGATGTACGTCTACTTcctgccgctgtcgacgcgCGTGTCCTCCAAGGAGATTGTgcacacgccgacgcacgACGGGGGCAAGGAGCACACCGAGGCCGTGTTCGCCGACCCGGGGACGTGGATTCAAGCggccggcaagggcgaggtcaTCCTCTTCCCGCCCCAGCTGTACCTGCTGCACCTGCTGTCCGACTTCCTCGGCCCGAACCACGGCACAGACTATGCGGcacagcgcgcggcgctcgtcgagttCCTGCACAAGGTGCCCACTGGCCCCTCGGACCACCCGCTCGGCCGCATCTCGTGGGCGGACAAGTGTATCTCGCCCGTCGGGCTGCCCATCACCCGCAAAGACGGCCGCGCGACCCTCAACCTCGAGGCGCCgggcctcgagctcaagggctCCACCCGCGGAGGCGACCACGaccgcgtcgtgctcgtctcTCGCCTCACGGGCGGGCCGGGCACCCCGGGCCCGACGAACGTCGAGGTGCGGTGGAgggacgaggcgctcaaggagggcgtGCGGAACGAGGGCAAGTTGTAA